A section of the Cyprinus carpio isolate SPL01 unplaced genomic scaffold, ASM1834038v1 S000006658, whole genome shotgun sequence genome encodes:
- the LOC109074027 gene encoding autophagy-related protein 101: MNCRSEVLEVSVEGRQVDEAMLALLHTILLHRSTGKFHYKKEGTYSIGTVGTQDVDCDFIDFTFVRVSSDELDRVIRKAVAEFKDALGNSGSDGMGQISLEFYQKKKSRWPFSDECIPWEVWSIKVNVVNLANEQERQICREKVGEKLGEKVINIVEVINRHEYLPKMPTQSEVDNVFDTSLKDVQPYLYKITYQITDSLGTSVSTTMRRLIKDTLAL; this comes from the exons ATGAACTGTCGATCAGAAGTGCTGGAGGTGTCAGTGGAGGGCAGGCAGGTGGACGAGGCCATGCTGGCCCTCCTGCACACGATCCTCCTGCACCGCAGCACGGGTAAATTTCACTACAAGAAAGAGGGCACGTACTCCATCGGCACCGTGGGAACTCAAGACGTGGACTGCGACTTCATCGACTTCACATTCGTGCGAGTGTCTTCTGATGAGCTGGACAGGGTTATCAGGAAAGCAGTCGCCGAATTTAAG GATGCTCTTGGTAATTCTGGGAGTGATGGCATGGGTCAGATCTCTTTGGAGTTCTACCAGAAGAAGAAGTCACGCTGGCCCTTTTCAGACGAATGCATCCCGTGGGAGGTCTGGAGCATCAAGGTGAACGTGGTGAACCTGGCCAACGAACAAGAGCGCCAGATCTGCAGGGAGAAGGTTGGCGAGAAGCTCGGTGAGAAAGTCATTAACATCGTGGAGGTCATTAACCGTCATGAGTATCTTCCCAAGATGCCCACACAGTCGGAGGTGGACAATGTGTTCGATACGAGTTTGAAAGACGTCCAGCCGTATCTGTACAAGATCACGTACCAGATCACTGATTCTCTGGGCACGTCAGTGAGCACTACCATGAGGAGGCTGATCAAAGACACACTGGCATTGTAA
- the LOC109074026 gene encoding zinc finger and BTB domain-containing protein 21-like, with amino-acid sequence MESLGHYCNPSHGISLLGVLNEQRLKGQLCDVVLLVGDQQYQAHKSILAACSEYFQSVFSRRDSENRSIVQLDFCEPDAFEIVLNYIYSSSLFVEKCSLAAIQELGYSLGIPFLTNIMSIRPQASYSVSRKRMSLSEEEDGASQNRSVIVHQGQGEQPGMDVFQRKSLTLQGKLFKQATEPPSLTHNLSNQSQSSGHVRPNEKETNITSNSRNSNKNTDDGDCRSIISSPTSILRRRTEYRSPSMRPQLTSSVSFSESVQHTSLQSDQTEGAIDGRMEASHDSRPVGDHQGPRNQTVDRSGPLIKSLLRRSLSMDSPVPVFSPALELKDSQSREQSVVKLITTTARLPSPENEDRVSKDMPFLLRSRQLNAYETDGTQTSQLRIKAEPTSPLAEPSEIVRITVGDNLPLNSKVFQANYDEGSRGYFTPSMKRKTKIDGSYMPFKKSRPVNEHHLMHQESTFDEVPYNSNMENSNEEPGELRPNKMFKCWNCLKVFRSNAGLYRHVNMYHNPEKPYACDICQKRFHTNFKVWTHCQTQHGVVQNPAPSSSSYSVLDEKFQRKLIDIVREREIKKALIMKLRRSKQGLQSQPFGRKNRRSRSYGCPYCGKMFFFQSHLKLHMKGHSTEPANLDMDAVRDLQYKQQLTHLKENQDKDVFSCRLCNEKLPSLTELEDHERACRYATICPYCGLRFSHTVVKKDHEAHCKYKKLTCLECMRTFKSSFSIWRHQVEVHKHNMMSVKEQLTLGLQESNHDESSNVLGVTPPSQESIRDCREEAVYSDSSVPPMYDSEDSSYVPEDLSAHGAGELQVKEEPQEEAVSAKDGMSTASAGSEEPGVWPCEKCGKLFSGHKDLERHQELLCHIKPFICHICHKAFRTNFRLWSHYQSHMSTPEEPGMREIDRLQSSPSPSPPLTVSIPEPPASQEPPLKATHSGVDDSEEEPRGSMSPSTKLKKPEQDKKGDNEPREQSYSNSDSTDKTITPQESDTLFYHAPTLSALTFKRQYMCKFCHRTFKSAFSLWSHEQSHT; translated from the coding sequence ATGGAGAGCCTGGGGCACTACTGTAACCCTTCCCATGGTATTTCACTGCTGGGTGTCCTCAACGAGCAGCGGTTGAAGGGTCAGCTCTGTGATGTTGTGTTGTTAGTGGGTGATCAACAGTACCAGGCCCATAAAAGCATCCTTGCAGCATGCAGTGAATACTTCCAGTCTGTGTTCTCCAGAAGGGACTCAGAGAACCGCTCCATTGTTCAGCTTGACTTCTGTGAGCCTGATGCATTTGAGATTGTGCTAAACTACATCTACTCATCATCTCTGTTTGTGGAGAAATGCAGCCTGGCAGCTATACAGGAGTTGGGCTATAGCCTCGGCATTCCCTTTCTAACCAACATCATGTCTATAAGACCTCAGGCTTCATACTCCGTGTCAAGAAAACGGATGTCGCTCTCTGAGGAGGAGGATGGTGCTTCTCAAAACAGAAGTGTTATTGTACATCAAGGTCAAGGTGAGCAGCCTGGCATGgatgtgtttcagaggaaaagtTTGACTCTTCAGGGAAAACTGTTTAAACAGGCCACAGAGCCACCTTCGCTCACACACAATTTAAGTAATCAGAGCCAATCCTCAGGACACGTCAGACCAAATGAAAAAGAGACAAACATTACCTCTAACAGcagaaattcaaacaaaaacacagacgaTGGCGATTGCAGATCTATCATCTCCTCACCAACATCCATACTGCGACGTCGAACTGAATACCGATCACCATCTATGAGGCCGCAACTAACATCCTCAGTGTCATTCAGTGAGTCTGTACAGCACACTAGCCTACAATCAGATCAAACTGAAGGTGCCATTGATGGAAGAATGGAAGCATCTCATGATTCCAGGCCAGTGGGTGATCATCAAGGTCCACGCAACCAAACCGTAGACCGAAGTGGGCCACTTATTAAAAGTCTGCTGCGCAGATCATTGTCAATGGATAGTCCCGTTCCTGTATTTTCTCCAGCTCTGGAGCTAAAGGACTCACAAAGTCGAGAACAGTCTGTAGTCAAGTTAATTACCACAACAGCAAGGTTGCCATCCCCTGAAAATGAGGATAGGGTGTCAAAAGATATGCCATTTCTTCTCAGGTCGAGACAACTAAATGCATACGAGACGGACGGGACTCAGACAAGTCAACTCAGAATTAAAGCGGAGCCCACCAGTCCCCTTGCTGAGCCTTCTGAAATTGTTCGCATTACTGTTGGAGACAATCTGCCGTTAAATTCCAAAGTCTTTCAGGCAAACTATGATGAAGGTTCCAGAGGGTACTTCACTCCCTCAATGAAGAGGAAGACTAAGATAGATGGTAGTTATATGCCCTTTAAGAAATCTAGGCCTGTTAATGAGCATCATCTGATGCATCAGGAAAGCACATTTGATGAGGTACCATACAATTCCAACATGGAAAATAGTAATGAGGAACCTGGAGAACTTCGgccaaacaaaatgtttaagtgCTGGAACTGCCTTAAGGTTTTCAGGTCCAATGCAGGTCTGTATCGCCATGTGAACATGTACCACAACCCAGAGAAGCCGTATGCTTGTGACATCTGCCAAAAACGCTTTCACACAAACTTCAAAGTCTGGACTCACTGCCAAACCCAACACGGCGTGGTGCAAAATCCTGCACCCTCTTCTAGTTCCTATTCTGTCCTGGATGAAAAGTTTCAGAGGAAGCTAATTGATATTGTCAGAGAGCGGGAAATAAAGAAGGCCTTGATTATGAAGCTCCGGAGATCCAAGCAAGGACTGCAGTCGCAACCCTTCGGCAGGAAAAACAGGCGATCGAGGTCCTACGGATGCCCCTACTGtggtaaaatgtttttctttcaatcaCACTTAAAACTACATATGAAAGGACACTCCACTGAGCCGGCTAACCTTGACATGGATGCCGTGAGAGACCTTCAATACAAGCAGCAGTTGACACATCTTAAAGAAAACCAAGATAAGGATGTCTTTTCTTGCCGGCTCTGCAATGAGAAACTGCCCTCTTTGACTGAATTAGAAGACCATGAGAGAGCGTGTAGGTATGCTACCATCTGCCCGTACTGTGGACTTCGATTCTCCCACACAGTCGTCAAAAAAGACCACGAAGCTCACTGCAAGTACAAAAAGCTGACCTGTCTTGAGTGTATGCGCACATTTAAGTCTTCTTTCAGCATATGGCGTCATCAGGTGGAAGTTCACAAGCACAATATGATGAGTGTGAAGGAGCAGTTGACTCTCGGTCTCCAGGAGAGCAATCATGATGAATCATCCAACGTTCTCGGAGTTACTCCTCCTTCTCAGGAGTCGATACGTGACTGCAGAGAGGAAGCAGTGTACAGTGACTCATCAGTTCCACCAATGTATGATTCTGAAGACTCGTCTTACGTCCCAGAGGACTTGAGCGCTCACGGTGCAGGGGAGCTGCAAGTCAAAGAGGAACCTCAAGAGGAAGCAGTATCAGCCAAGGATGGCATGAGCACCGCTTCTGCTGGATCTGAGGAACCAGGTGTTTGGCCTTGTGAGAAGTGTGGGAAGCTTTTCAGTGGCCACAAAGACCTGGAACGACATCAGGAACTGCTTTGCCACATCAAACCCTTCATCTGCCACATATGTCACAAAGCATTCAGGACCAACTTCCGCCTCTGGAGCCACTACCAGTCCCACATGTCCACTCCCGAAGAGCCAGGGATGAGAGAGATTGACAGGCTTCAGTCTTCTCCATCTCCTTCTCCACCTCTCACAGTTTCCATCCCAGAGCCTCCAGCTTCTCAAGAACCTCCCCTCAAAGCAACCCATTCTGGGGTCGACGACTCAGAAGAGGAACCCAGAGGCTCCATGTCACCGTCAACCAAACTCAAGAAGCCAGAGCAGGACAAAAAAGGTGACAACGAGCCAAGGGAACAATCTTACAGCAATTCCGACAGCACAGACAAAACTATCACCCCTCAGGAATCTGACACGCTATTTTACCATGCCCCAACTCTCTCTGCGCTTACCTTTAAACGGCAGTACATGTGCAAATTCTGTCACCGGACATTTAAGTCCGCTTTCAGTCTGTGGAGTCACGAGCAGAGCCATACGTAA